In Mixophyes fleayi isolate aMixFle1 chromosome 11, aMixFle1.hap1, whole genome shotgun sequence, one DNA window encodes the following:
- the LOC142107417 gene encoding galactoside alpha-(1,2)-fucosyltransferase 1-like: protein MKWHHLWIIPVCFTVFFIVTVSYWINMNFNIKPSPTPYNHKNPVIKKSGYSKISPNKMSSMWTIWPGGRFGNFMGQYATLFALAKLNGQQAFILPTMHYKLARVFKVRLPVMDMEVTSRMMWKLRRLHDWMAPEYGNISEQYVKFFGKPCSWTFFHHIRDEILREFAFHDFIKEEVNDYLVSVTGDLKHVTYVGVHVRRGNYVHIMSNERKGVVADSRYLQKAMDYFRYKYDNPLFVVTSDDMDWCKENINNSLGDVHFAGDGNDISPDRDFALLAHCNHTIMTLGTFGFWAAYLAGGETIYLANFTLPDSPLLRKFKYEAAYLPEWIGIPADLSLLTSNKTL from the coding sequence ATGAAGTGGCATCATCTGTGGATTATCCCTGTCTGTTTCACTGTCTTCTTTATTGTGACTGTGTCCTACTGGATCAATATGAATTTCAATATAAAACCTTCACCCACACCCTACAATCATAAGAATCCCGTTATCAAAAAATCTGGCTATTCAAAAATATCTCCCAATAAAATGTCAAGTATGTGGACTATCTGGCCAGGTGGACGTTTTGGAAACTTCATGGGTCAATACGCAACTCTTTTTGCTTTGGCAAAATTGAATGGCCAACAAGCCTTTATTTTACCCACAATGCACTACAAGCTTGCTAGGGTTTTTAAAGTCAGGTTACCTGTTATGGACATGGAGGTCACAAGTCGTATGATGTGGAAGCTTCGTAGACTTCATGACTGGATGGCTCCAGAATATGGCAACATCTCAGAACAGTATGTTAAATTTTTTGGCAAGCCGTGTTCATGGACTTTCTTCCACCATATAAGAGATGAGATTCTACGGGAATTTGCATTCCACGATTTTATTAAAGAGGAAGTTAATGACTACCTTGTCAGTGTCACAGGAGACCTAAAACATGTCACCTACGTTGGAGTTCATGTTCGCAGGGGAAACTATGTCCATATAATGTCAAATGAGCGGAAAGGGGTAGTCGCTGACAGTCGGTACTTGCAGAAAGCTATGGATTATTTTAGATACAAGTATGACAATCCCCTTTTTGTGGTGACCAGTGATGATATGGATTGGTGTAAGGAGAATATTAATAATTCCCTGGGAGACGTTCACTTTGCTGGTGATGGCAATGACATTTCACCTGACCGGGACTTTGCTCTTCTGGCCCATTGTAATCACACCATTATGACACTAGGGACATTTGGATTTTGGGCTGCATATTTAGCTGGCGGTGAAACAATTTATCTCGCCAACTTTACTTTGCCTGATTCTCCTTTGCTGAGGAAATTCAAGTATGAAGCTGCTTATCTGCCTGAATGGATTGGAATTCCCGCTGACCTCTCTCTACTCACTTCAAATAAAACTCTTTAA